In Manis javanica isolate MJ-LG chromosome 18, MJ_LKY, whole genome shotgun sequence, the following proteins share a genomic window:
- the SNRPA1 gene encoding U2 small nuclear ribonucleoprotein A' codes for MVKLTAELIEQAAQYTNAVRDRELDLRGYKIPVIENLGATLDQFDSIDFSDNEIRKLDGFPLLRRLKTLLVNNNRICRVGEGLDQALPCLTELILTNNSLVELGDLDPLASLKSLTYLSILRNPVTNKKHYRLYVIYKVPQVRVLDFQKVKLKERQEAEKMFKGKRGAQLAKDIARRSKTFNPGAGLPTDKKKGGPSPGDVEAIKNAIANASTLAEVERLKGLLQSGQIPGRERRSGPTDDGEEEMEEDIVTNGS; via the exons ATGGTGAAGCTGACGGCGGAGCTGATCGAGCAGGCGGCGCAGTACACCAACGCCGTGCGGGACCGCGAGCTGGACCTCCGCG GATATAAAATTCCTGTCATTGAAAATCTGGGTGCCACCTTAGACCAGTTTGATTCAATTGATTTTTCTGACAATGAAATCAGGAAACTggatggttttcctttgttgagAAGACTGAAAACATTATTAGTGAACAACAATAGAATATG cCGTGTAGGTGAGGGACTTGATCAGGCTCTGCCCTGTCTGACAGAACTCATTCTCACCAACAATAGTCTTGTGGAACTG GGTGATCTGGATCCCTTGGCATCTCTCAAATCACTGACTTACCTAAG TATTCTAAGAAATCCTGTAACAAATAAGAAGCATTACAGACTGTATGTAATTTATAAAGTTCCACAAGTCAGAGTACTGGATTTCCAGAAGGTGAAACTAAAA GAGCGtcaggaagcagagaaaatgtTCAAGGGCAAACGGGGTGCACAGCTTGCAAAGGATATTGCCAGGAGAAGCAAAAC CTTTAATCCAGGTGCTGGTTTGCCAACTGACAAAAAGAAAGGCGGGCCATCTCCAGGGGATGTAGAAGCAATCAAG AATGCTATAGCAAATGCATCAACTCTGGCTGAAGTGGAGCGGCTGAAGGGCTTGCTACAGTCCGGTCAGATACCTGGCAGAGAACGCCGATCAG